One genomic region from Bacillota bacterium encodes:
- the benE gene encoding benzoate/H(+) symporter BenE family transporter — protein sequence MATPETVIKVNGGKRLFEAGPGFGSGIADFPSKVNSHTITAGILATIFGCTGPALIIMNSAMAGKLTQEQTISWLFSVYFFGGLLGIVQSLYYKQPINGAWSIPGAVMLGTSLTMFNINQAAGAYLIAGVIVLVLGLTGWISKVMRWIPLPIVMGMIAGAMIRFGTGMITAVQQLPLVCGIALAGYLLIQRVSKRIPPILVTLVVGVAAAAMFGAFKLSDVKVTWIAPQFIPMEFGTDAFLSIAVPLAILVMGAENAQAIGVLMAQGYNPPINTMTILSGVGGIVTAFFGGHNANIAGPMTAICSSEEAGPDKSGRYAASVINGLTFGAFGLFASAAVPFVKAIPGALISLLAGLAMIGVLLNALENAFATRKFRVGAFFSLVIAMSGIVLFKISSPFWALVGGVVVSLIMEAKDFQK from the coding sequence ATGGCAACACCTGAGACAGTGATCAAGGTCAACGGAGGAAAGCGGCTGTTCGAGGCTGGCCCCGGGTTTGGGAGTGGGATTGCCGACTTTCCCTCCAAGGTCAACTCGCACACGATCACCGCAGGTATCCTGGCAACCATCTTCGGGTGTACCGGCCCCGCGCTTATCATCATGAACTCGGCGATGGCCGGAAAGCTAACCCAGGAGCAGACAATTTCGTGGCTATTCTCGGTATATTTCTTCGGCGGATTGCTGGGCATCGTTCAGTCCCTGTACTACAAGCAACCGATTAACGGCGCGTGGTCGATCCCCGGCGCAGTCATGTTAGGTACTTCGCTCACCATGTTCAATATAAACCAGGCGGCCGGCGCATACCTTATTGCCGGCGTCATCGTGCTGGTCCTGGGCCTGACGGGCTGGATCAGCAAGGTCATGCGCTGGATCCCCCTCCCCATCGTCATGGGCATGATCGCGGGCGCCATGATCCGCTTCGGCACGGGAATGATCACCGCGGTTCAGCAGCTGCCGCTCGTCTGCGGCATCGCCCTGGCCGGGTACCTGCTCATCCAGAGGGTATCGAAGAGGATTCCACCGATACTGGTCACGCTGGTAGTAGGCGTTGCTGCTGCAGCGATGTTCGGAGCGTTCAAGCTCTCAGACGTGAAGGTCACATGGATAGCGCCGCAGTTCATCCCGATGGAGTTCGGCACCGACGCTTTCTTATCAATCGCGGTGCCCCTCGCCATCCTCGTGATGGGGGCGGAGAACGCACAGGCGATCGGCGTCCTGATGGCGCAGGGATACAACCCGCCCATCAACACCATGACCATTCTATCCGGGGTGGGCGGGATCGTGACGGCGTTCTTCGGTGGTCACAACGCCAACATCGCCGGCCCAATGACGGCCATATGCTCATCTGAGGAGGCGGGTCCCGACAAGAGCGGGCGCTACGCGGCCAGCGTGATTAACGGCCTCACGTTCGGCGCGTTCGGCCTGTTCGCCAGCGCCGCGGTCCCGTTCGTCAAGGCCATCCCCGGCGCACTCATCAGTCTCCTCGCCGGCCTGGCCATGATCGGCGTACTGTTGAACGCTCTCGAGAACGCATTCGCCACGAGAAAGTTCCGCGTCGGGGCGTTCTTCTCGCTGGTCATCGCGATGTCCGGTATCGTGCTGTTCAAGATAA
- a CDS encoding 4Fe-4S binding protein, with protein MKVVTMYPEVNRDKCTGCRTCERVCPVLAIKVVDKKATVDMSRCRGCAACEQRCPVYALAMVKRDDPFTVQVKVRDEMLPRIKEICARARINPEYIVCYCTATRAEEVVAAILEGAATPEEISLATGVRTGCKVECIQPVLRLLEAAGIKPARPEGGWQWYGRTITAFEIPQAVKAKFSKRGFYFDEDIKLLDKVAKATPTKEGAE; from the coding sequence GTGAAAGTAGTCACCATGTACCCCGAGGTCAACAGGGACAAATGCACGGGGTGCAGGACTTGCGAGCGGGTATGTCCCGTCCTCGCCATCAAGGTCGTGGATAAGAAGGCCACGGTCGACATGTCGAGGTGCAGGGGCTGCGCCGCCTGCGAGCAGAGATGCCCGGTATACGCCCTTGCAATGGTCAAAAGGGACGATCCATTTACCGTGCAGGTCAAGGTGCGCGACGAGATGCTCCCGCGCATCAAGGAGATCTGCGCCAGGGCCAGGATTAACCCAGAGTACATCGTGTGCTATTGCACCGCGACGAGGGCGGAAGAGGTCGTGGCGGCTATCCTCGAAGGCGCCGCCACGCCGGAGGAGATCTCGCTCGCCACGGGTGTCCGCACGGGCTGCAAAGTTGAGTGCATTCAGCCCGTCCTCAGGCTGCTCGAGGCGGCGGGCATAAAGCCCGCGAGGCCTGAGGGCGGCTGGCAGTGGTACGGCCGGACGATCACGGCCTTTGAGATCCCCCAGGCCGTGAAAGCCAAATTCTCAAAGCGCGGCTTCTACTTTGACGAGGACATCAAGCTGCTCGACAAGGTGGCCAAAGCGACGCCTACGAAGGAGGGAGCGGAATGA
- a CDS encoding IclR family transcriptional regulator: MRDRDRSVIQSVDRALDILESFEEGPGEIGVSDLARRLGIHKSTVFGLLNTLSQRGYLEKNPETGRYRLGLRVFEVGSTVLDRMDLPALAGPILQRLVERHEETVHLVVRDGGYVVYIAKRESPRSMRIVSQVGRRLPCHCTGVGKALLAYLPEEELEALVRENGLARYTRNTITDMAALRAELAKIRAQSYAMDNEEIEEGLRCVAAPVRNHTGKVVAAMSVAGPSSRMTPERVSEIIESVKAASWELSHRLGFK; encoded by the coding sequence ATACGGGACCGCGACAGGAGCGTAATACAATCTGTTGACAGGGCGCTCGACATCCTCGAATCGTTCGAGGAGGGACCCGGCGAGATCGGCGTAAGCGATCTCGCGCGGCGCCTGGGCATTCACAAGAGCACCGTGTTCGGCCTCCTCAACACACTGAGCCAGCGGGGGTACCTCGAGAAGAACCCCGAGACGGGCAGGTACCGGCTCGGACTACGCGTGTTTGAGGTAGGCAGCACGGTGCTGGACAGGATGGACCTCCCCGCCCTGGCGGGGCCCATTCTCCAGCGCCTCGTCGAGAGACACGAGGAAACCGTGCACCTGGTCGTGAGGGACGGCGGATACGTGGTGTACATAGCGAAACGGGAGAGCCCGCGGTCCATGCGAATAGTGTCGCAGGTCGGGAGGCGTCTCCCCTGCCACTGTACGGGCGTAGGCAAGGCCCTGCTCGCCTATCTTCCGGAAGAGGAACTGGAGGCCCTGGTCAGGGAGAATGGCCTCGCCAGGTACACGAGGAACACCATTACGGACATGGCCGCGCTCCGCGCCGAGCTGGCGAAGATCCGCGCGCAGAGTTACGCCATGGACAATGAGGAGATCGAAGAGGGGCTCCGGTGTGTGGCCGCTCCGGTCAGGAACCACACCGGCAAGGTGGTCGCCGCGATGAGCGTCGCCGGTCCGTCGTCGCGGATGACGCCGGAGAGGGTGTCCGAAATCATCGAGTCGGTAAAGGCCGCATCTTGGGAGCTGTCCCACAGGCTGGGCTTCAAGTAG